The Streptomyces clavuligerus genome includes a region encoding these proteins:
- a CDS encoding MAB_1171c family putative transporter: protein MKALTGYLPAVVALGVGWYELLLARDRRQERAVRLLCLFALFLATSMAVLAPATMDAVDRALPRHSELAHLLGRELEMAALALLPAVVGRLAPRGPWEARQRTHLAVSAAVLTAAPVLFLLSGADLTAGRIVADGRGGYALAGFGLLFAAFSLWCLWGLAARVHRHARTLPPGPLRTGLRLIVAGAATGALWALWGLTGVANVLLHQGQGAGQDPVALLLGTACLLISASGVTAARWAPAASAVRRWRRCVRGYRALEPLWSPLAEAVPRNAPTAPPGRVMLLRDAELALYRRVIEIRDGYLELRPYLPPGFADWAEDGFRRHPVAPPSEAAATEAAAVGAALEYLRSGRRPSAPGTAPFLPSAPVPGATVDAEVIWLTQVAHEFARSPVVAHVRRVAAERV from the coding sequence GTGAAGGCGCTCACCGGCTACCTCCCCGCCGTCGTCGCCCTCGGCGTCGGCTGGTACGAACTGCTGCTCGCCCGCGACCGCCGCCAGGAGCGCGCCGTACGGCTGCTCTGCCTCTTCGCCCTCTTCCTCGCGACCTCGATGGCCGTGCTCGCACCCGCGACCATGGACGCCGTGGACCGGGCGCTCCCCCGCCACTCCGAACTGGCCCATCTGCTCGGCCGGGAGCTGGAGATGGCGGCGCTCGCGCTGCTCCCTGCGGTGGTGGGACGGCTCGCCCCGCGCGGCCCCTGGGAGGCCCGGCAACGGACCCACCTGGCGGTGTCCGCCGCCGTGCTGACGGCCGCACCGGTGCTGTTCCTCCTCTCCGGCGCCGATCTGACGGCCGGCCGGATCGTCGCGGACGGCCGCGGCGGATACGCCCTCGCCGGATTCGGCCTGCTCTTCGCGGCGTTCAGCCTCTGGTGTCTGTGGGGACTCGCCGCACGGGTCCACCGGCACGCGCGCACCCTGCCGCCGGGCCCCCTGCGCACCGGGCTGCGGCTGATCGTCGCCGGGGCCGCGACCGGCGCGCTCTGGGCCCTGTGGGGGCTGACCGGGGTCGCCAACGTCCTCCTCCACCAGGGGCAGGGCGCGGGCCAGGACCCCGTCGCGCTGCTGCTGGGCACGGCCTGTCTGCTGATCTCCGCGTCCGGGGTGACGGCGGCCCGCTGGGCGCCCGCGGCCTCGGCCGTACGGCGCTGGCGGCGCTGTGTGCGCGGCTACCGGGCGCTGGAGCCGCTGTGGTCGCCGCTGGCGGAGGCGGTGCCGAGGAACGCGCCGACGGCGCCGCCCGGGCGGGTCATGCTGCTCCGGGACGCCGAACTCGCCCTCTACCGCAGGGTGATCGAGATCCGCGACGGCTATCTGGAGCTGCGGCCCTATCTGCCGCCGGGCTTCGCGGACTGGGCGGAGGACGGCTTCCGCCGCCACCCGGTCGCCCCGCCGTCCGAGGCGGCGGCCACCGAGGCGGCGGCGGTCGGCGCGGCCCTGGAATACCTCCGCTCCGGCCGCCGCCCGTCCGCCCCCGGCACCGCCCCCTTCCTCCCGTCCGCCCCGGTCCCGGGCGCCACGGTCGACGCGGAGGTGATCTGGCTGACCCAGGTCGCCCACGAGTTCGCCCGCTCCCCGGTGGTGGCGCATGTCCGGCGGGTGGCGGCGGAACGGGTCTGA
- a CDS encoding LuxR C-terminal-related transcriptional regulator, whose amino-acid sequence MPFPNAPVPSPSLPPSPPPTPTPPPSSFSSPSPAELIGRDEEIAHLLSLLTRPGPAPAAVLLHGAPGVGKSRLAAAVTAAYRGATGAATATVVPPTATGDPGSAAVEAALALAAVRGEQGPAPLLTVDGADAVDQRNLLAAAGSAGVVVLATARADRPAAGLVSVPVRGLRLPRDCSTADPEGFAAVPSVQLYLARLRTLNPEAAVHGGNQQAIARTCAQLRGVPGALGLAARMAALEGPETVWNALSAPYGGRLTDLLRMYGVPSAGTDAETDGGRAGGGDDGGDSGDGGSAQRLLARCAVFADGFGTEALREISGVRTAGFATALHTLLAQGLLTLSAQPSGQLDGPVRTRLQVPLTALPLPPDPGAETARLAHARYYARVARTAARQIAEGDQRAGITVFRAEEANLRAALETLFTHGDGDPDEALDLAEDLLVHWYATGPTAIRAGVLDPLARRAATHRPCRRAQSLLTEATVLAGHPEAARPLLDGAAGADTSGPDGGRLLRLRGLAAVHSDPADGTASLRRAAERRAADGDRHGAARVALEAALADLLYGEVRRGEDTALETLCGALRRGDVFAAGSALLHLALFAAAAGRTRQAADRHARALASLRSLGAPAVLGAHLTLLAGPLLPGPTGRARATARVLGCFYASRAAFLDDPDESPFTTARCEEPVRRLLGEEAFRAALAEGAGLSLLDLVTAFAARRRDGGAPAAPEAPRAGYGGPPAPAVLERRAPATAAATEELTPRQTEVSQLVALGLSNKQIARQLEISEWTVVNHIREVMRRLGCASRVGIARWAHEAEHRRAATAGMSLSPGAGVRRDAV is encoded by the coding sequence TTGCCCTTCCCGAACGCCCCGGTACCGTCCCCGTCCCTGCCCCCGTCACCGCCCCCGACCCCGACCCCGCCCCCCTCCTCGTTCTCGTCCCCCTCCCCCGCGGAACTCATCGGGCGGGACGAGGAGATCGCGCACCTGCTCTCCCTGCTGACCCGTCCCGGGCCCGCCCCGGCGGCCGTCCTGCTGCACGGCGCCCCCGGCGTCGGGAAGTCCCGGCTGGCCGCGGCGGTCACCGCCGCGTACCGAGGGGCGACCGGGGCGGCCACCGCCACCGTCGTCCCGCCGACGGCCACAGGGGACCCGGGGTCCGCCGCCGTGGAAGCGGCCCTCGCGCTCGCCGCCGTCCGCGGTGAGCAGGGCCCCGCGCCCCTGCTCACCGTCGACGGGGCCGACGCCGTCGACCAACGGAACCTGCTGGCCGCCGCCGGTTCCGCAGGGGTGGTGGTGCTCGCGACCGCCCGTGCCGACCGGCCCGCCGCCGGGCTGGTCTCCGTCCCGGTCCGCGGGCTGCGGTTACCCCGGGACTGCTCGACGGCCGACCCCGAGGGCTTCGCGGCCGTCCCCTCCGTACAGCTCTATCTGGCCCGGCTGCGCACGCTCAACCCGGAGGCGGCCGTCCACGGCGGCAACCAGCAGGCGATCGCCCGCACCTGCGCGCAACTGCGCGGGGTCCCCGGCGCGCTCGGGCTCGCGGCCCGGATGGCCGCGCTGGAAGGGCCCGAGACGGTGTGGAACGCGCTCAGCGCACCGTACGGGGGACGGCTGACCGACCTGCTCCGGATGTACGGCGTTCCGTCGGCCGGGACGGACGCCGAGACGGACGGAGGCCGGGCGGGCGGTGGGGACGACGGCGGGGACAGTGGGGACGGCGGCTCGGCCCAACGGCTGCTGGCGCGCTGCGCCGTGTTCGCGGACGGCTTCGGCACCGAGGCGCTGCGCGAGATCTCCGGCGTCCGGACGGCCGGCTTCGCCACCGCCCTGCACACCCTGCTGGCCCAGGGGCTGCTCACCCTCTCCGCCCAGCCCTCGGGACAGCTCGACGGACCGGTGCGGACCCGGCTCCAGGTGCCGCTGACGGCGCTCCCCCTGCCGCCCGACCCCGGCGCGGAGACGGCGCGGCTCGCCCACGCCCGTTACTACGCCCGGGTCGCGCGCACGGCGGCCCGCCAGATCGCGGAGGGCGACCAGCGCGCGGGCATCACCGTGTTCCGCGCCGAGGAGGCCAATCTGCGGGCGGCGCTGGAGACCCTGTTCACCCACGGGGACGGGGACCCGGACGAGGCGCTCGACCTCGCGGAGGATCTGCTCGTCCACTGGTACGCCACCGGGCCGACGGCGATCCGGGCCGGGGTCCTCGACCCGCTGGCCCGGCGGGCCGCGACCCACCGGCCCTGTCGGCGGGCGCAGTCGCTGCTCACCGAGGCCACCGTGCTCGCCGGGCACCCGGAGGCGGCCCGGCCGCTGCTCGACGGGGCCGCCGGAGCGGATACGTCCGGGCCGGACGGGGGGCGGCTGCTGCGGCTGCGCGGTCTCGCCGCCGTGCACTCCGACCCGGCGGACGGGACGGCGTCACTGCGCCGGGCGGCCGAGCGCCGCGCGGCGGACGGGGACCGGCACGGCGCCGCCCGGGTCGCGCTGGAGGCGGCGCTCGCGGATCTCCTGTACGGGGAGGTCCGGCGCGGCGAGGACACCGCGCTGGAGACGCTCTGCGGCGCCCTGCGGCGGGGCGATGTCTTCGCCGCGGGCTCGGCGCTGCTGCACCTGGCGCTGTTCGCGGCGGCGGCGGGGCGGACCCGGCAGGCGGCCGACCGCCATGCCCGCGCCCTGGCGAGCCTGCGCTCGCTCGGTGCGCCCGCCGTGCTCGGCGCGCATCTCACCCTGCTCGCCGGGCCGCTGCTCCCCGGGCCCACCGGGCGGGCGCGGGCCACCGCGCGGGTCCTGGGCTGCTTCTACGCCTCCCGGGCCGCGTTCCTGGACGACCCCGACGAGTCCCCGTTCACCACGGCCCGCTGTGAGGAGCCCGTACGGCGGCTGCTCGGCGAGGAGGCGTTCCGGGCCGCGCTGGCCGAGGGAGCGGGGCTGTCGCTGCTGGACCTGGTCACCGCGTTCGCCGCCCGCCGCCGGGACGGTGGTGCCCCCGCCGCCCCGGAGGCCCCCCGCGCGGGGTACGGCGGGCCGCCCGCGCCCGCCGTCCTGGAGCGGCGCGCCCCCGCCACCGCCGCCGCCACCGAGGAACTGACCCCTCGGCAGACCGAGGTGTCGCAGTTGGTCGCCCTCGGGCTGAGCAACAAACAGATCGCCCGCCAGTTGGAGATCTCCGAGTGGACCGTGGTCAACCACATCCGCGAGGTGATGCGCCGCCTGGGCTGCGCCTCCCGCGTCGGCATCGCCCGCTGGGCCCACGAGGCGGAACACCGCCGGGCCGCCACGGCGGGGATGTCGTTGTCGCCTGGGGCGGGGGTGCGGCGCGACGCGGTTTGA
- a CDS encoding helix-turn-helix domain-containing protein, with product MADDDRVPSTLSGKIEELFRVVRRPDNQPYSNEEVAASCRRTTGESFSATYLWQLRTGRRDNPTKRHLEALAQFFQVPPAYFFDDAQGADVSAQLALIAALRDAGVRNVTLRAVGLSPESLGTVTELIEVIARRERAARRTDTAGDG from the coding sequence ATGGCCGACGACGACCGCGTGCCGTCGACGCTCTCCGGGAAGATCGAGGAGCTGTTCCGGGTCGTCCGCCGCCCCGACAACCAGCCCTACAGCAACGAGGAGGTCGCGGCGAGCTGCCGCCGCACCACGGGGGAGTCCTTCTCCGCCACCTACCTCTGGCAGTTGCGCACCGGCCGCCGGGACAACCCGACCAAGCGCCATCTGGAGGCGCTGGCCCAGTTCTTCCAGGTCCCGCCCGCCTACTTCTTCGACGACGCGCAGGGCGCCGACGTCTCCGCCCAGCTCGCCCTGATCGCCGCGCTGCGGGACGCCGGGGTGCGCAATGTGACCCTCCGGGCGGTCGGGCTCTCGCCCGAGTCGCTCGGGACCGTCACCGAGCTGATCGAGGTGATCGCCCGCCGGGAGCGCGCGGCGCGCCGGACCGACACCGCCGGGGACGGCTGA
- a CDS encoding T3SS effector HopA1 family protein: protein MNTTAATSPTPPTSPPPMTPPSPMTPPVGETPLCPALREALRTVEFPGAGRISLAGETFDEDSPRKLRAVLAGALYRNWHAGAAPDADGRGTPLRRVPAFEDRLTAVVPHTHTSVPAELAETPAAPDAESVTVRIGRLLVRVPVAAVRPRGGPGGAPRPGTPVTVELPAVRPALSPGFLLVDGGTGLPAGGAGDRPLRLYAHITDADAAPAVWGTVLLTLADQDLPYRAKVLSRPWSYPRRDALVVYLHGPHAERGPAARALTAALADVPGVGDTTSLFAHRTGPGTALAWDPDDERPAHRGTSFGQHRSAAVAEGIVRHALAPDAGPLERSVAEALTEAGADSAAPFRNTGSPVLPLAPV from the coding sequence ATGAACACGACTGCGGCGACCTCGCCCACTCCGCCGACCTCACCGCCCCCGATGACCCCGCCGTCCCCGATGACCCCGCCGGTCGGGGAGACCCCGCTCTGCCCGGCCCTGCGCGAGGCCCTGCGGACCGTGGAATTCCCCGGCGCTGGCCGGATCTCCCTCGCCGGGGAGACCTTCGACGAGGACTCGCCGAGGAAGCTGCGCGCCGTCCTCGCCGGAGCGCTCTACCGGAACTGGCACGCGGGCGCGGCACCCGACGCCGACGGGCGCGGCACCCCGCTCCGGCGCGTCCCCGCGTTCGAGGACCGGCTCACCGCCGTCGTCCCCCACACCCACACCTCCGTCCCCGCCGAACTCGCCGAGACGCCCGCCGCGCCCGACGCCGAGTCCGTCACGGTCAGGATCGGCCGGCTGCTGGTGCGGGTGCCCGTGGCCGCCGTCCGCCCGAGGGGCGGGCCCGGCGGGGCCCCGCGCCCCGGCACCCCGGTCACCGTGGAACTGCCCGCCGTACGGCCCGCCCTCTCGCCGGGCTTCCTCCTCGTCGACGGCGGAACGGGCCTCCCGGCGGGCGGGGCCGGGGACCGGCCGCTGCGGCTGTACGCGCACATCACCGACGCGGACGCCGCGCCCGCCGTCTGGGGCACCGTCCTGCTGACCCTCGCCGACCAGGACCTCCCCTACCGGGCCAAGGTGCTCTCCCGGCCCTGGTCCTACCCCCGGCGCGACGCCCTCGTGGTCTATCTGCACGGCCCCCACGCCGAGCGCGGTCCGGCCGCGCGGGCGCTGACCGCCGCGCTGGCCGACGTCCCCGGCGTCGGCGACACGACCTCGCTCTTCGCCCACCGGACCGGGCCCGGGACCGCGCTCGCCTGGGACCCCGACGACGAGCGCCCCGCCCACCGGGGCACCAGTTTCGGCCAGCACCGCTCGGCCGCCGTCGCGGAGGGGATCGTCCGCCATGCCCTCGCCCCGGACGCCGGACCGCTGGAACGGAGCGTCGCCGAGGCCCTGACGGAGGCCGGGGCCGACAGCGCCGCCCCCTTCCGCAACACCGGCTCGCCCGTCCTGCCCCTGGCCCCGGTGTGA
- a CDS encoding LLM class flavin-dependent oxidoreductase, producing MVPVAGAAAPGAASAVRGTAAPSAEALVPGTGTGTATPAPGTGTGGTGRATTAAAALPASACLSVSPSGAVSEAVSGAGAGAGDTAPGRGRVSVLFPHQIHDLTELTALAALVRDGAADRLWLGQSLAVESHHALAWLAGAGYRVPVGLSVALTALRHPYDAAAQARSLALLTGHAPVIGYGAGRPGFVRALHGHPYERPAAAVAEYLGAVRALLHGDPAAHRPELFPLGADLPAAPAAPLPELAAGVLRPGMAKAAARTADTAVGWMTPAPYVRDVLIPALDEGARTACRPRPRMVTVTHAAVARRGRSPLILAQRGAAAHLAAPHYAAMLRRAGLAVDASDPVAGARELVEEGVFLYGDPAELADRIRDCFAAGVDEVVLNPAGTAWTHGFAAALDDLRDITEALGTPHG from the coding sequence GTGGTCCCTGTCGCCGGTGCGGCCGCACCCGGCGCCGCGTCCGCCGTTCGCGGAACGGCCGCACCCAGCGCCGAGGCCCTCGTACCCGGTACCGGCACCGGCACCGCAACGCCCGCTCCCGGCACCGGCACCGGGGGCACGGGCCGGGCCACCACCGCCGCCGCAGCCCTCCCGGCATCCGCGTGCCTGTCCGTATCCCCGTCCGGAGCCGTCTCCGAGGCTGTCTCCGGTGCCGGTGCCGGTGCCGGAGACACGGCCCCGGGGCGGGGCCGGGTCTCCGTCCTCTTCCCCCATCAGATCCACGACCTCACCGAACTGACCGCCCTCGCCGCCCTCGTCCGCGACGGCGCCGCCGACCGGCTCTGGCTCGGCCAGTCGCTCGCCGTCGAGAGCCACCACGCGCTCGCCTGGCTCGCCGGAGCCGGTTACCGCGTCCCCGTGGGCCTCTCGGTCGCGCTCACCGCGCTCCGGCACCCCTACGACGCCGCCGCCCAGGCCCGCTCGCTCGCCCTGCTCACCGGGCACGCCCCGGTCATCGGCTACGGCGCGGGTCGGCCGGGCTTCGTCCGGGCGCTGCACGGCCACCCCTACGAACGGCCCGCCGCCGCGGTCGCCGAATACCTCGGCGCCGTCCGTGCCCTGCTCCACGGCGACCCCGCCGCCCACCGGCCCGAACTCTTCCCCCTCGGCGCCGACCTGCCCGCCGCTCCCGCCGCACCCCTTCCGGAACTCGCCGCCGGGGTGCTCCGCCCCGGCATGGCCAAGGCCGCCGCCCGCACCGCCGACACGGCCGTCGGCTGGATGACACCCGCTCCCTATGTTCGCGATGTACTGATTCCGGCGCTGGACGAGGGGGCTCGCACCGCGTGCCGCCCCCGGCCCCGGATGGTCACCGTGACCCACGCGGCCGTCGCCCGCCGGGGCCGCAGCCCGCTCATCCTGGCCCAGCGCGGGGCCGCCGCCCATCTCGCCGCCCCGCACTATGCCGCCATGCTGCGCCGGGCGGGTCTGGCCGTCGATGCCTCCGACCCCGTCGCGGGCGCCAGGGAACTCGTCGAGGAGGGCGTCTTCCTCTACGGCGACCCCGCCGAACTGGCCGACCGTATCCGGGACTGCTTCGCGGCGGGCGTGGACGAGGTGGTCCTCAACCCGGCCGGCACGGCCTGGACCCATGGCTTCGCGGCGGCGCTCGACGATCTCCGCGACATCACCGAAGCCCTGGGCACACCCCACGGCTGA
- a CDS encoding LysR family transcriptional regulator — MELRTLEYFVAVAEEGSFTKAAARCHVVQPAISQQIQALEKELGEPLFERLPRQVALTSGGIALLPHARACLAAAAAAALEFADRSGLLSGSLALGTVGGLEGTRVLRLLGEYHRRYPGVAVRLTGASSPALLAQVRSGTLDAAIVAAPPEGLPAHIGSRLLLEDRIIAVVPVGTRTADRPLTLAQAARSTLISYGPDSGAYAFIRDAFAAQELPLDIAYATNDVALQVALVAERIGIALTSHASPVVASDPRIVAMALEPVIRLPKVFAWRLGPRPGPPLRALLDLWTELSEEPDRNRTNHWP; from the coding sequence ATGGAGCTGCGCACCCTTGAGTACTTCGTCGCCGTGGCGGAGGAGGGTTCGTTCACCAAGGCGGCGGCCCGCTGCCATGTCGTCCAGCCCGCGATCAGCCAGCAGATCCAGGCCCTAGAGAAGGAGTTGGGCGAGCCGCTCTTCGAACGGCTGCCCCGGCAGGTCGCGCTCACCTCCGGCGGTATCGCCCTGCTGCCGCACGCACGGGCCTGTCTGGCGGCTGCCGCGGCAGCCGCCCTGGAGTTCGCCGACCGCTCCGGTCTGCTCAGCGGCTCGCTCGCGCTGGGGACCGTCGGCGGACTGGAGGGCACCCGTGTCCTCCGGCTGCTCGGGGAGTACCACCGCAGGTACCCCGGCGTCGCCGTCCGTCTCACCGGGGCGTCGAGCCCCGCCCTGTTGGCGCAGGTCCGCAGCGGGACGCTCGACGCGGCGATCGTCGCGGCACCGCCGGAGGGCCTGCCCGCGCACATCGGTTCGCGGCTCCTCCTGGAGGACAGGATCATCGCGGTGGTGCCCGTCGGCACCCGGACCGCGGACCGCCCGTTGACGCTCGCCCAGGCGGCCCGCTCCACCCTCATCAGCTACGGCCCCGACAGCGGGGCGTACGCGTTCATCCGCGACGCCTTCGCCGCGCAGGAGCTGCCGCTGGACATCGCGTACGCGACCAACGATGTCGCCCTCCAGGTGGCGCTGGTCGCCGAACGCATCGGCATCGCGCTGACCTCGCACGCGAGTCCGGTGGTCGCCTCGGACCCACGGATCGTCGCGATGGCGCTGGAACCCGTCATCCGGTTGCCGAAGGTGTTCGCCTGGCGGCTGGGCCCCCGGCCGGGTCCGCCGCTGCGGGCCCTGCTCGACCTGTGGACGGAACTCTCCGAAGAACCGGACCGGAACAGGACGAACCACTGGCCCTGA
- a CDS encoding NAD(P)/FAD-dependent oxidoreductase, translated as MTLSTTAVIGSGVAGLTAGYLLERVSRVTLYEADTRLGGHAHTHTVEVPGRRSPLRLDSGFTVYNEHAYPLLTRLFAELGVPTRPTEMSLSAGCAGCGLSYATGSALRALPRGLADAGRPLGADLPGETAEFNRRARELSARHSPPGPTLGEFLAQEGFSPVFTRHVVLPLVGLVWSCGPEQALRYPVRLLVACLDHHGMLTAGRATRWRTVVGGSATYVRRVAARIGEIRTGTPVRAVRRDRDGVRVEDANGGVRRFDRVVIAVHPGRARALLTDPTPAENEILSAIPYTPTPAVLHTDSSVLPPRPGERSSWNHWQPACRAADGDVRLTYWLNRLHGLDGDTDYLVTLGNTDQVDPARVLARMEYEHPLQTHGSAAARARVGELTTPRTAYAGAWAGIGFHEDGCRSGAAAARSFGAVW; from the coding sequence ATGACGCTGAGCACGACAGCGGTGATCGGATCCGGCGTGGCGGGACTCACCGCCGGCTATCTGCTCGAACGTGTCTCCCGCGTGACCCTGTACGAGGCCGACACCCGGCTGGGCGGCCATGCGCACACCCACACCGTCGAGGTGCCCGGCCGCCGTTCCCCCCTGCGGCTGGACAGCGGCTTCACCGTCTACAACGAGCACGCCTACCCCCTGCTGACCCGGCTGTTCGCGGAACTCGGCGTGCCCACCCGCCCGACCGAGATGTCCCTGAGCGCGGGGTGCGCGGGCTGCGGCCTCTCCTACGCGACGGGCAGCGCGCTGCGGGCCCTGCCGCGCGGACTGGCCGACGCGGGCCGTCCGCTCGGCGCCGATCTGCCCGGGGAGACGGCGGAGTTCAACCGCCGGGCCCGCGAGCTGTCGGCCCGGCACTCCCCGCCGGGCCCGACCCTGGGCGAGTTCCTCGCGCAGGAGGGCTTCTCCCCGGTGTTCACCCGCCATGTCGTCCTGCCCCTGGTGGGCCTGGTCTGGTCCTGCGGACCCGAGCAGGCCCTGCGCTACCCGGTACGGCTCCTCGTCGCCTGCCTCGACCACCACGGCATGCTCACCGCCGGGCGGGCGACCCGCTGGCGGACCGTCGTCGGCGGTTCCGCCACCTATGTGCGACGGGTGGCCGCGCGCATCGGCGAGATACGGACGGGGACGCCCGTCCGCGCGGTCCGCCGCGACCGGGACGGCGTACGCGTCGAGGACGCGAACGGCGGGGTGCGCCGCTTCGACCGTGTGGTGATCGCCGTCCACCCCGGCCGGGCACGGGCCCTGCTCACGGACCCCACCCCGGCGGAGAACGAGATCCTGTCGGCGATCCCGTACACGCCCACCCCCGCCGTGCTGCACACCGACAGCTCGGTCCTGCCGCCCCGCCCGGGCGAGCGTTCCTCCTGGAACCACTGGCAGCCCGCCTGCCGTGCCGCCGACGGGGACGTCCGGCTGACCTACTGGCTCAACCGTCTGCACGGCCTCGACGGGGACACCGACTATCTGGTGACCCTGGGCAACACCGACCAGGTGGACCCCGCGCGGGTCCTGGCGCGCATGGAGTACGAGCATCCGCTCCAGACCCACGGGAGCGCCGCGGCCCGTGCCCGCGTCGGCGAACTCACCACACCGCGCACCGCCTACGCCGGGGCCTGGGCAGGCATCGGCTTCCACGAGGACGGCTGCCGGTCGGGCGCCGCCGCGGCCCGGTCCTTCGGGGCCGTGTGGTGA
- a CDS encoding AMP-binding protein encodes MPDHHLFLHGDTLPEALAHVVQETPDTPTLFPQQHRELTARDLAVAAERHARGLIAAGVRPGDTVGVLGAAVHEVLPCVFGTVLAGASVSVLPPPDGPRTAERLARRLAAIATTARMRHLVTGGEENGAAAAIHALLPSLRVLPLPLSPPLDGGGDGPAGPGRRPLPAPRPDDTAVVQFTSGSTTRPRGVVLSHRAVLAGLRAILVSARYTREDTVVQWAPFHHDMGLFGCLAQLLNGGTSHVFDPRFLIRHPGELLRHFARCRGTVLTGPNFSYDLLIRAARPELVRELDLSSWRLAFNGAEPVSAATCDAFHRVLEPAGVGPAVMFPVYGLAEATLAVTFPEPGTRPRVVTVDREELGAGRVVLVPEDHQRAKPLVAVGTPVEGAATEIRDEYGLRLGSGLLGELHISGPMVTSGYLGESEPLLRNGWLPTGDLAFHLDGQYFIAGRRKELAVVHGRNYFPEDAESAARAVPGVHRGHCVAVPGTDPGGGEHISVIAETRLTGPPAGALAEALRESVVTALGMPHVRVHLVPPQWLTRTTSGKWQRLAAARRLRGEKGAA; translated from the coding sequence ATGCCGGACCACCACCTCTTCCTCCACGGGGACACCCTGCCCGAGGCCCTGGCCCATGTGGTCCAGGAGACCCCGGACACCCCCACCCTCTTCCCGCAGCAGCACAGAGAACTCACCGCACGCGACCTGGCGGTGGCCGCCGAGCGCCACGCCCGCGGCCTGATCGCCGCCGGGGTCCGCCCCGGCGACACCGTGGGCGTCCTCGGCGCCGCCGTCCATGAGGTCCTGCCCTGTGTCTTCGGCACCGTCCTGGCGGGCGCGTCGGTGAGCGTCCTGCCCCCGCCCGACGGCCCGCGCACCGCCGAACGGCTCGCCCGGCGCCTCGCCGCTATCGCCACCACCGCCCGGATGCGGCACCTCGTCACCGGCGGCGAGGAGAACGGCGCCGCCGCCGCGATCCACGCGCTCCTCCCGTCCCTGCGCGTCCTGCCCCTGCCCCTTTCCCCGCCCCTGGACGGGGGCGGGGACGGCCCGGCGGGTCCGGGACGGCGTCCGCTGCCCGCGCCGCGCCCCGACGACACCGCCGTGGTGCAGTTCACCTCGGGCAGCACCACCCGGCCGAGGGGTGTCGTCCTGAGCCATCGCGCGGTCCTCGCGGGCCTGCGGGCCATCCTCGTCTCCGCCCGCTACACCCGCGAGGACACCGTCGTCCAGTGGGCCCCCTTCCACCACGACATGGGCCTCTTCGGCTGCCTCGCCCAGCTCCTCAACGGCGGCACCTCCCATGTCTTCGACCCGCGCTTCCTGATCCGCCACCCCGGCGAGCTGCTGCGCCACTTCGCCCGCTGCCGGGGCACCGTCCTCACCGGCCCCAACTTCTCCTACGACCTGCTGATCCGGGCCGCCCGCCCCGAACTGGTCCGGGAACTCGACCTGTCCTCCTGGCGCCTCGCCTTCAACGGTGCCGAACCCGTCTCCGCCGCCACCTGCGACGCCTTCCACCGGGTCCTGGAACCCGCCGGAGTCGGGCCCGCCGTGATGTTCCCGGTCTACGGGCTCGCCGAGGCCACCCTCGCCGTCACCTTCCCCGAACCCGGCACCCGGCCCCGGGTGGTCACCGTGGACCGCGAGGAACTCGGCGCCGGGCGCGTCGTCCTCGTTCCGGAGGACCACCAGCGGGCCAAGCCCCTCGTCGCCGTCGGCACCCCCGTCGAAGGCGCCGCGACCGAGATCAGGGACGAGTACGGCCTGCGCCTCGGCTCCGGTCTGCTCGGCGAACTCCACATCAGCGGCCCCATGGTGACCAGCGGCTATCTGGGCGAGTCCGAACCCCTGCTGAGGAACGGCTGGCTGCCCACCGGGGACCTGGCCTTCCACCTCGACGGCCAGTACTTCATCGCCGGGCGGCGCAAGGAACTGGCCGTCGTCCACGGCAGGAACTACTTCCCCGAGGACGCCGAGTCCGCCGCCCGCGCCGTCCCCGGGGTCCACCGAGGACACTGCGTGGCCGTGCCGGGGACCGACCCGGGCGGGGGCGAGCACATCAGTGTGATCGCCGAGACCCGGCTCACCGGCCCGCCCGCCGGAGCCCTCGCGGAAGCTCTGCGGGAGAGCGTGGTCACGGCCCTCGGCATGCCCCACGTCCGGGTCCACCTCGTACCGCCGCAGTGGCTGACCCGGACCACCAGCGGCAAATGGCAACGTCTGGCAGCCGCCCGGCGGCTGCGCGGCGAGAAGGGAGCGGCATGA